One Acidobacteriota bacterium genomic window, ATCGAAACCCGCGCCTTGCGGGTGCGCCGGACGCCGGAAAGGAAGTGTCTATGTTGCGATGTCAGGATGGTGGAGAGACGCCACAGACAGTGGCGTCCTCCTTGTTGCCGGCTGGATTGCTGTTTGCTACCTCTTGTAATATTCAGCGTTCTTCACAATAAAGCTCTGCCATTTTTCCGGCAGGTCATCCTGAGGGAAGATTGCTGATACCGGGCAGACTGGAACACAGGCCCCGCAATCGATACACTCGACAGGGTCGATATAGAGCATTTCCGATTCTTCAAAGTTTGCCTCGTCTTTGCGAGGGTGGATGCAATCCACCGGGCAAACGTCCACGCAGGCGGTGTCCTTTGTACCAATGCAAGGCTCAGCGATGATATAGGCCATTCTAGCTTCCTCC contains:
- a CDS encoding ferredoxin family protein, whose product is MAYIIAEPCIGTKDTACVDVCPVDCIHPRKDEANFEESEMLYIDPVECIDCGACVPVCPVSAIFPQDDLPEKWQSFIVKNAEYYKR